A region from the Kineothrix sp. IPX-CK genome encodes:
- a CDS encoding thioredoxin family protein, translating into MKKINIFISLFMVFVIYCSLSIWGKIGIIRDEYGITGNGISFTFTEMILIIIFPLIIIILNLAMFFQKEEVKNGIKYCIIIISILVSAVSVLSLLKINNNLNKSVLQMNQMQELTLNAFMEFCETEKTGLIYVKRDDCPQCIELDGYIDGIIGDTDNIIYYYSTSIDRDKNPDEMYEFLETINVVSVPTFLKIVKGDVVESLSFEDKEQIANLIKNDM; encoded by the coding sequence ATGAAAAAAATCAACATTTTTATTTCGTTGTTTATGGTCTTTGTTATTTACTGTTCATTATCAATTTGGGGAAAGATTGGTATTATACGAGATGAATATGGAATAACAGGAAATGGAATTTCATTTACGTTCACTGAAATGATACTGATAATAATCTTTCCCCTTATTATAATTATATTAAATTTAGCTATGTTCTTTCAAAAGGAAGAAGTTAAAAACGGAATAAAATATTGTATAATAATTATCAGTATATTAGTGTCAGCTGTTTCAGTTTTATCTTTATTAAAAATAAATAATAATTTGAATAAAAGTGTTTTGCAAATGAATCAAATGCAAGAATTAACTTTGAATGCATTTATGGAATTTTGTGAAACTGAAAAAACAGGATTAATATATGTAAAACGAGATGATTGTCCTCAATGTATTGAACTGGATGGGTATATTGATGGAATAATAGGTGATACAGATAATATTATTTATTATTATTCTACATCAATAGATCGTGATAAAAATCCTGATGAAATGTATGAATTTTTAGAAACAATTAATGTTGTTTCAGTACCTACATTTCTGAAAATAGTAAAAGGGGATGTTGTAGAATCTTTATCCTTTGAAGATAAAGAACAAATCGCTAATCTAATTAAAAATGATATGTAG
- a CDS encoding DUF6142 family protein — MNRRNHRTSRKGGYIFTAKKHPEKGIMSTTLGIISVISIAAAVYLSYRSAGAAVTQYGAAVFLVTLFSLTGLILGILSRMEKDRYYLFSYLGIGFNTVVLAMISIILYAGAYGV; from the coding sequence ATGAACCGTAGAAATCATCGAACGAGCCGTAAGGGTGGATATATTTTTACGGCAAAGAAACATCCGGAAAAGGGAATCATGTCAACCACTTTGGGAATTATTTCCGTCATTTCCATTGCTGCGGCGGTGTATTTGTCTTATCGAAGCGCAGGGGCGGCGGTAACACAGTATGGAGCGGCAGTTTTTTTGGTAACCCTTTTTTCTTTGACGGGATTGATTTTAGGAATACTTTCCAGAATGGAGAAGGACAGATATTATTTGTTCTCTTATTTGGGAATTGGATTTAATACCGTGGTATTAGCTATGATAAGTATTATTTTATATGCAGGAGCGTACGGAGTATGA
- a CDS encoding peptidoglycan-binding protein has product MDTRVLQTQEWLNDNYGQHVNFPSVTPDGMTGQSTFRALIWALQYESHIASPDGIFGNATINALKKYYPTLQASPDPNSALPQNIVYILQGSLWCKGISPGGFTGVFGQNTANAIGRFQTDAGISADYIVRPYVWQGIMNTDSYSFSPTNDIYDTYRHEVQKGLNKYYGEQIGLIAPNGIWERKSQTNLIKAAQLEWNTAADGKWGDDTISKAPTISKNTSGYTNSKRILQWALTINGFYPGIADGIWGTATYNALYNFQDFLCLGADGICGKQTWASLMTSIGWS; this is encoded by the coding sequence ATGGATACTAGAGTTTTACAAACACAAGAATGGTTAAATGATAACTATGGGCAACATGTCAATTTTCCCAGCGTAACACCGGATGGAATGACAGGGCAATCTACGTTTCGGGCTTTAATATGGGCATTGCAATATGAATCACATATAGCAAGTCCAGATGGAATATTCGGTAACGCAACAATTAATGCGTTAAAAAAGTATTACCCCACCCTGCAAGCAAGCCCGGATCCGAATTCAGCGCTGCCCCAGAATATTGTTTATATCCTGCAAGGCTCTCTATGGTGTAAGGGTATTTCGCCTGGAGGCTTTACAGGAGTCTTTGGACAAAACACGGCAAATGCCATTGGACGGTTTCAGACAGACGCAGGGATTAGCGCTGATTATATCGTGCGTCCATATGTATGGCAGGGCATCATGAATACAGATAGCTATTCTTTCTCTCCTACAAATGACATATATGATACCTATCGTCATGAAGTACAGAAAGGACTTAATAAGTACTATGGTGAGCAGATTGGCTTAATTGCACCGAATGGTATATGGGAGAGAAAATCCCAAACTAATTTAATTAAGGCTGCCCAACTTGAATGGAATACTGCCGCAGACGGAAAATGGGGTGATGATACGATAAGTAAGGCACCGACTATTTCCAAAAACACATCTGGATATACGAATTCCAAAAGAATTCTGCAATGGGCACTGACAATTAATGGATTCTATCCAGGAATTGCAGATGGAATTTGGGGAACCGCAACGTACAATGCACTTTATAATTTCCAGGACTTTCTATGCCTGGGAGCTGATGGTATTTGTGGCAAACAGACGTGGGCATCTCTAATGACAAGCATCGGCTGGTCTTAA
- the pyrF gene encoding orotidine-5'-phosphate decarboxylase, with protein sequence MINELVAKIQKTNAPIVVGLDPMLKYIPEHVTGKAYKEFGETLAGAAEAIWQFNKEIVDNIYDLIPAVKPQIAMYEQFGVEGLIAFKKTVDYCREKGLVVIGDIKRGDIGSTSEAYAVGHLGKVQVGSKSYYGFHEDFATVNPYLGSDGVKPFIDVCKKENKGIFILVKTSNPSSGEFQDRLIDGRPLYEIVGEKVAQWGSEHMGESYSYVGAVVGATYPEMGKALRKIMPKAYILVPGYGAQGGKGADLAHFFNEDGLGAIVNSSRGIIAAYKEEKYASFGAENFGDASRAAVEDMQRDIASAIG encoded by the coding sequence ATGATTAACGAATTAGTAGCCAAGATTCAGAAGACAAATGCACCTATCGTGGTGGGTTTGGATCCGATGTTAAAATATATTCCGGAACATGTTACCGGGAAAGCCTATAAGGAATTCGGCGAGACGCTTGCGGGTGCAGCAGAGGCGATTTGGCAGTTCAATAAGGAGATCGTAGATAATATCTACGATTTGATTCCGGCGGTAAAGCCGCAGATTGCGATGTACGAGCAATTTGGCGTGGAAGGTCTGATAGCCTTTAAGAAGACGGTTGATTACTGTAGGGAAAAAGGACTGGTGGTAATCGGGGATATTAAGAGAGGCGATATCGGTTCTACTTCGGAGGCCTATGCGGTAGGACATCTGGGCAAGGTTCAGGTAGGAAGCAAATCCTATTATGGCTTTCATGAAGATTTTGCTACGGTAAATCCTTACCTTGGCTCGGATGGAGTGAAGCCCTTCATCGATGTATGTAAAAAGGAAAATAAAGGTATCTTCATACTCGTTAAAACATCTAATCCCAGCAGCGGAGAATTCCAGGACCGTCTGATTGACGGCAGACCGCTTTATGAAATCGTAGGTGAAAAGGTTGCCCAGTGGGGCTCGGAGCATATGGGAGAGTCTTACAGCTATGTAGGCGCAGTGGTAGGAGCAACCTATCCTGAAATGGGAAAGGCCCTTAGGAAGATTATGCCGAAGGCTTATATTCTTGTGCCGGGTTATGGCGCGCAGGGTGGAAAGGGTGCTGATTTAGCACATTTTTTCAATGAGGACGGGCTTGGAGCTATCGTAAATTCCTCCAGAGGCATCATAGCGGCATATAAAGAGGAAAAATACGCAAGTTTCGGAGCGGAGAATTTCGGGGACGCTTCCCGTGCGGCGGTAGAGGATATGCAAAGGGACATCGCTTCGGCGATTGGGTAA
- a CDS encoding glycoside hydrolase domain-containing protein has product MYQTTGGSADYFNAYQGIVDAYRAIKAAKSFGFPPTATIYFAIDYDVLIKDIEANIMPYFRSVNKIVSSYFKVGVYGPRLICTKLYEDGLTSTSFVSNMSSGFTCNIGQKMPENWAYDQFHEVSDATSEYSGIGYDKIIASPRKTATKPSEFITYDSDEYPDSDMDFLKIRMLYEYAAEYLSEESPTIYTINKFVLRYLSHKGYNGDAWDILAGAYDKGFSSYLDINHTDSTIDLDPETIFIFEDFTKGPIEIQHFAATLGVHLYFKLPLFYQDVGAFVGWAGDLAQLGGVLGQTIDYGLPNYFNLDSLKKCIGFIDSELTNYTFKYLDPEGNLHEDSNSGFEFQDMIQDVDVFNLYKGYSFETMPIYQILENYYINNKVYKRRFQIFENRLKAEFGKDTVEQVALMFTMPNNARIGIMSIYFKDKFGEYSYMLYGAVLAKAFAEKIQYYKEMEINVIT; this is encoded by the coding sequence ATATATCAGACCACTGGAGGCAGCGCAGATTATTTCAATGCTTATCAGGGAATTGTGGATGCTTACAGGGCGATAAAGGCTGCAAAATCTTTTGGTTTTCCGCCTACTGCAACCATCTATTTTGCTATAGACTATGATGTTTTGATAAAAGATATTGAAGCCAACATCATGCCATATTTCAGGAGCGTCAATAAAATTGTAAGTTCCTATTTCAAAGTGGGAGTATATGGACCAAGGCTTATATGTACTAAGCTATATGAAGACGGATTGACTTCAACTAGTTTTGTGTCAAATATGTCATCTGGTTTTACATGCAACATTGGACAAAAGATGCCGGAGAATTGGGCTTATGATCAATTCCATGAAGTATCTGATGCAACTTCGGAATATTCAGGTATTGGTTATGATAAAATTATTGCGTCACCCAGAAAAACGGCAACGAAGCCTTCTGAATTTATAACATATGATTCAGATGAGTATCCAGATAGTGATATGGATTTTTTAAAGATTAGAATGTTGTATGAATATGCAGCAGAATATCTCTCTGAAGAATCTCCTACCATTTATACAATTAACAAATTCGTTTTAAGATATCTAAGTCATAAGGGGTATAATGGTGATGCCTGGGATATACTTGCGGGTGCATATGATAAAGGCTTTTCAAGTTATCTTGATATAAACCATACTGATAGTACAATTGACTTGGACCCTGAAACAATATTTATTTTTGAAGACTTTACTAAGGGGCCAATTGAAATACAACATTTTGCTGCAACTTTGGGAGTACATCTGTATTTCAAATTACCACTATTTTATCAGGATGTTGGTGCTTTTGTAGGATGGGCTGGAGACCTTGCTCAGTTAGGAGGAGTTCTTGGACAAACTATAGATTATGGTCTTCCTAATTATTTTAATCTTGATTCACTGAAAAAATGTATTGGATTTATAGATTCAGAGCTTACAAATTATACGTTCAAGTATCTAGATCCAGAGGGTAATTTACATGAAGATAGCAATTCTGGTTTTGAGTTTCAAGATATGATACAAGATGTTGATGTATTTAACTTATATAAGGGATATTCGTTTGAGACTATGCCGATATATCAGATCTTAGAGAATTACTATATTAATAATAAAGTATACAAGAGAAGATTCCAGATATTTGAAAATAGGTTGAAAGCAGAATTTGGTAAAGATACAGTCGAACAAGTCGCTTTAATGTTTACAATGCCTAACAACGCTCGTATAGGCATTATGTCCATATATTTTAAGGACAAATTCGGCGAATATTCGTATATGTTATATGGAGCCGTACTAGCCAAGGCCTTCGCTGAAAAGATCCAATATTATAAAGAAATGGAAATAAATGTAATAACCTAA
- a CDS encoding DUF2599 domain-containing protein: protein MKKMLATILGITMIFSTNMFVSAAEVESQNILAEYDYSGSKANFQIAILQEKASNDLARTAVYNTTTAKLVETDLGVRGSIVINDKIENQHLDIIFTNSPGNWAQIENDNSLIFFDGNSEMIGAANTLIVKDANNNLIDVNARITNNVVRYDIDDKNAVYPLYGDIEVYGNNDFSQWFSKGEWITRDGKISLSLTHTGWAYAGIATGPITWSWNTVVNKFSSSSNWSNAQGMQEQYQCHVNFAAAKNPWNLEPWRPAVGYIETIKKECNP, encoded by the coding sequence ATGAAAAAAATGTTAGCAACAATATTAGGAATTACAATGATTTTTAGTACAAATATGTTTGTTTCAGCGGCGGAAGTAGAGTCCCAAAATATATTGGCAGAATATGATTATTCAGGTAGCAAAGCAAATTTTCAGATAGCTATTTTGCAAGAAAAAGCATCTAATGATCTTGCAAGAACAGCAGTATATAATACCACTACTGCAAAATTAGTTGAAACCGATTTAGGAGTAAGAGGGAGTATTGTTATTAATGATAAGATTGAAAATCAACACTTAGATATTATCTTTACAAACAGTCCGGGTAACTGGGCACAGATCGAAAATGATAATTCGCTTATATTCTTTGACGGAAATAGTGAAATGATTGGTGCTGCAAATACGCTAATAGTAAAAGATGCTAACAATAATCTTATCGATGTTAATGCAAGGATTACTAATAACGTAGTAAGATATGACATTGATGATAAGAATGCTGTTTATCCGCTATATGGAGACATCGAAGTTTATGGGAATAATGATTTTTCACAATGGTTTTCTAAAGGAGAGTGGATTACTAGGGATGGGAAAATTTCTTTGAGTTTAACACATACCGGATGGGCTTATGCAGGTATAGCAACTGGTCCAATTACATGGTCATGGAATACTGTAGTAAATAAATTCTCAAGTAGTTCAAACTGGTCTAACGCACAAGGTATGCAGGAACAATATCAATGCCATGTAAACTTTGCAGCAGCAAAGAATCCTTGGAACCTAGAACCTTGGAGACCAGCCGTTGGTTACATAGAAACCATTAAAAAAGAGTGTAATCCATAA
- a CDS encoding BlaI/MecI/CopY family transcriptional regulator, with translation MKKISDAEWKIMNILWEDQPKTMTQLTKELLVSTGWSKHTVMTYLKRMEEKKLIRHTQGQKAKLYYADLEKEEAILQEKNHFLNKVFKGNVGLLISTMLEDNELSEEEIQELMEILQKKK, from the coding sequence ATGAAGAAAATATCAGATGCGGAATGGAAAATAATGAATATACTGTGGGAGGATCAACCCAAGACAATGACGCAGTTAACAAAGGAATTATTGGTAAGTACCGGTTGGAGTAAACATACAGTCATGACATATCTAAAGAGAATGGAAGAAAAGAAGCTTATCCGTCATACGCAAGGACAAAAAGCAAAACTATATTATGCAGATTTGGAGAAAGAGGAGGCAATACTACAGGAGAAGAACCATTTTCTGAATAAGGTCTTCAAGGGAAATGTGGGTTTATTGATTAGTACAATGTTAGAAGATAATGAACTTTCAGAGGAAGAGATCCAAGAGTTGATGGAAATACTTCAAAAGAAAAAATAA
- the pyrE gene encoding orotate phosphoribosyltransferase, which yields MEGYKKEFIEFMVDSRVLKFGDFTLKSGRKSPFFMNAGGYVTGTQLRKLGEYYAKAIHDNYGLDFDVLFGPAYKGIPLSVATTMAISELYGKDVRYCSNRKEVKDHGDTGILLGSKLKDGDKVVIIEDVTTSGKSIEETFPILKEQADVEIKGLIVSLNRMEKGQGDKSALCEIKEKYGFEANAIVTMEEVVEYLYNKPYRGTIYINDECKVAIDTYYETYGAK from the coding sequence ATGGAAGGCTATAAAAAAGAATTTATAGAATTTATGGTGGACAGCCGGGTACTCAAATTCGGAGATTTTACATTGAAAAGCGGACGTAAATCTCCGTTTTTTATGAATGCGGGAGGTTACGTGACCGGTACGCAGCTTAGAAAGCTGGGGGAGTATTACGCCAAGGCGATTCATGATAACTATGGATTAGATTTTGATGTACTGTTCGGACCGGCCTACAAGGGAATTCCTTTAAGCGTGGCAACGACTATGGCGATCAGCGAGCTTTACGGAAAAGACGTCAGATATTGCTCCAACAGAAAGGAAGTGAAGGATCACGGCGATACGGGAATACTTCTTGGAAGCAAGCTAAAGGATGGCGACAAGGTAGTGATCATCGAGGATGTGACCACCTCCGGCAAATCTATAGAAGAGACTTTTCCCATATTAAAGGAACAGGCTGATGTGGAAATCAAAGGGCTGATTGTTTCCTTGAACCGCATGGAAAAAGGGCAGGGAGATAAGAGCGCGCTGTGTGAGATCAAAGAGAAATATGGTTTCGAAGCTAACGCTATCGTAACGATGGAAGAAGTGGTAGAATATTTGTATAATAAGCCATATCGTGGTACAATCTATATTAACGATGAATGTAAGGTAGCAATTGATACATATTATGAAACGTATGGTGCCAAATAG
- a CDS encoding M56 family metallopeptidase: MLILAMSFSGSMVFLFILICMFCGKKALSSTWIYAMLKINLFFYCIPLPLFKTRYNYVLSKLLDIPLIGNDSIYPMKNIIQIEKMGNISFDWKLYVFIVWIIWIIGLFASFMKHSKQYNDSKIEKKTVIKDRNYLEIFEEIKRELKIKKKVTLICVDDSIKICTTGIAKKYIIIPKDGIESEDLYYIFKHELIHIKRSDVIYRYIAIFAILIHWFNPLIYFYFYMLSIYCEQSCDTMLVHNMEKPERKKYCELIINMALYEKKGKQQYQTYFSSSKKNIERRLKNILKIEKTNTAVKICSLLVSGVILFAGSLTVYAYEQPKVVTWQTESYLEELERGQVEQGFINSADIQFDNSETKIVREFIGEDGISYKLEELRNTSKAQILCSHSFVSGYYKQHVKYSDNSCKTDYYNADRCVKCGDVVVKSYSHTETSTKCTH, encoded by the coding sequence ATGCTGATTTTAGCAATGTCCTTTAGCGGTAGTATGGTTTTTCTTTTTATTCTAATTTGTATGTTCTGTGGTAAAAAAGCTTTATCTTCCACGTGGATATATGCGATGCTTAAGATTAATTTATTTTTTTATTGCATACCATTACCTTTATTTAAAACTAGATATAATTACGTTCTATCTAAATTATTGGATATTCCATTAATTGGGAATGATTCCATTTACCCCATGAAAAATATAATTCAAATAGAGAAGATGGGCAATATATCCTTTGATTGGAAATTATATGTTTTTATTGTCTGGATCATTTGGATAATCGGGTTGTTTGCTTCATTTATGAAACATTCAAAGCAATATAATGATTCTAAAATCGAAAAAAAGACTGTAATAAAAGATAGAAATTATTTGGAAATTTTTGAAGAGATAAAACGGGAATTAAAAATTAAAAAAAAAGTTACCTTAATTTGTGTGGATGATTCAATAAAAATCTGTACAACAGGTATTGCTAAAAAATATATAATAATCCCTAAAGATGGCATAGAAAGTGAAGATTTATATTATATTTTTAAACATGAATTGATACATATAAAAAGATCAGATGTTATATATCGATATATTGCAATATTTGCAATATTAATACATTGGTTCAATCCTTTGATTTATTTCTACTTTTATATGTTATCTATTTATTGTGAACAAAGTTGTGATACTATGTTAGTTCATAATATGGAAAAACCTGAGAGAAAAAAATACTGTGAATTAATTATAAATATGGCTTTATACGAAAAGAAAGGTAAGCAACAATATCAAACTTACTTCAGTAGTAGCAAAAAAAATATTGAGAGGAGATTAAAAAATATACTCAAAATTGAAAAAACAAATACCGCCGTAAAAATATGCTCACTTTTAGTTAGTGGGGTAATATTATTTGCTGGCTCACTAACAGTTTATGCTTACGAGCAACCTAAAGTGGTAACATGGCAGACTGAATCTTATTTAGAAGAATTAGAAAGAGGGCAAGTGGAACAAGGTTTTATTAATAGTGCAGATATACAATTTGATAATAGCGAAACGAAAATTGTAAGAGAGTTTATAGGGGAAGATGGTATTTCTTATAAGTTGGAGGAATTAAGAAATACTAGTAAAGCGCAAATTCTTTGTTCGCATTCGTTTGTAAGTGGATATTACAAGCAACATGTAAAGTATTCAGATAATAGTTGTAAAACGGATTATTACAATGCGGATAGATGTGTGAAGTGTGGAGATGTAGTTGTAAAAAGTTATTCTCATACGGAAACATCGACAAAGTGTACACATTGA
- a CDS encoding ABC-2 transporter permease translates to MVKFYLDELAELLETPRHTDDSVSVSLGGQIALVGDAMVNTFGNIYQSLFWGYCFGFTLSISTVAFMYPILLKIGAEKNELILLLVCGFSIRIMLLTSFLLSLFNNGIKFSSLIDGITSVIISVLLFVLSYLLSVRIHRNKEF, encoded by the coding sequence GTGGTAAAATTCTATCTTGATGAACTGGCAGAATTACTTGAGACGCCGAGGCATACAGATGACAGTGTATCCGTCTCGCTTGGCGGCCAGATAGCATTGGTTGGCGATGCAATGGTCAATACCTTTGGTAATATATATCAATCCTTATTTTGGGGATATTGTTTCGGATTTACACTGTCAATTTCTACGGTAGCTTTTATGTATCCAATACTCTTAAAAATTGGTGCTGAAAAGAATGAGCTAATTTTACTTCTGGTTTGTGGCTTTTCTATAAGGATTATGTTATTGACATCGTTTCTTCTATCGTTATTTAACAATGGAATTAAATTCAGTAGCTTGATTGATGGTATCACTTCGGTAATTATATCTGTACTTTTGTTTGTTCTTTCGTATCTCTTATCAGTACGGATTCATAGGAACAAAGAATTTTAA
- a CDS encoding BlaI/MecI/CopY family transcriptional regulator produces MNEIILSESEKEIVDWMWKENKEYSYKEIFQKFGENGNKGWKKQTLSTFLTRMEKKGVISIRKEGTKCYYKIVLNKQQYDKKRAEHVLNSYFSGSLNQFMVALTGGETLSDDDADELRKFLED; encoded by the coding sequence ATGAATGAGATAATACTTTCAGAGTCCGAAAAAGAAATAGTGGATTGGATGTGGAAAGAAAATAAAGAATATTCATATAAAGAAATTTTTCAGAAATTTGGAGAAAATGGGAATAAGGGATGGAAGAAGCAGACTTTATCTACATTTTTAACGCGAATGGAAAAAAAGGGGGTTATATCCATAAGGAAGGAAGGAACTAAATGTTATTACAAAATCGTATTAAACAAACAACAATATGACAAGAAGAGAGCAGAACATGTTTTAAACTCTTATTTTAGCGGTTCATTGAATCAATTTATGGTAGCTTTGACAGGTGGAGAAACATTGAGTGATGATGATGCGGATGAATTGAGAAAATTTTTGGAGGATTAA
- a CDS encoding M56 family metallopeptidase: MKIISFGVLLAGILLIRTIAWKYISRRKQYFIWLFAAFFLLFSPFLNISSKFSIENAVFSLIQEIEQNAIQKELENQNYEHRTDSEDLLILPETDNAYQTANNDYQMQKGTTASEQNVMNKSGLYNPPEIPGERRQNILQNGLYYVWGGVSIIMFFAIIIFNIRFGINCKRDRVFYKKLVDWNLDVYLLKGISSPFLLGKNIYVDTDTIENEKVLNHIIIHEYCHFRHKDNFWAFIRNLCLVINWYNPFVWLANDYVKRDCELACDEAALSLLDEEEKTEYGYTLIKMIKYSKSKKQYPSLATTMSGNMKRIQERIGMIHPIKKHYAFVTWFVAISMVLLTGCTFTQRSTLETPAAASPDMNDNYGQDQEVVVVAETASENTLKSSEVPDTDDNPDKYYNVSATYYNGQTYLNSENGLYSIADNSDEWKLIYSGSVTLGAIAEGYLFFYAYPEDISEAAIMSLELSTDKVTVGQLLGDRIYDFAEMCYENNYLYIKEALSSRIVTFTIQSDGLLQEKETLSVTIPDDLMNTETDIYAISPIISRGEGYSGIFYSAKKEGEEYYSRLYYYEDSSEIHKLEGITDVMITSKGIIGRDVNQYNDVYLWDIYTKEKRQLYSAKENGDLYFGYNTYDNRGLYGLLKEDDNTFYISCVNWDGSLDKLFLLEDVTDLLYGINVRMSVIHDWLYYFNPREDKMERQKLNNI; the protein is encoded by the coding sequence ATGAAGATTATTAGTTTTGGCGTTCTGCTTGCCGGAATTCTTTTAATTAGAACAATAGCATGGAAATATATCTCAAGACGAAAGCAATATTTTATCTGGCTTTTTGCCGCATTTTTTCTTCTGTTTAGTCCTTTTTTGAATATTTCTAGTAAATTTAGCATAGAAAATGCCGTGTTCTCCTTGATTCAGGAAATTGAGCAGAATGCAATCCAAAAGGAATTGGAGAATCAAAATTATGAACACCGGACTGATTCTGAAGATTTGCTGATTTTGCCGGAAACAGATAATGCATATCAAACTGCAAACAACGATTACCAAATGCAGAAAGGAACCACGGCATCGGAGCAAAATGTCATGAATAAGAGTGGGCTCTATAATCCGCCGGAGATACCCGGGGAAAGGCGGCAGAATATCCTGCAAAATGGGTTGTATTATGTTTGGGGAGGCGTATCTATAATAATGTTTTTCGCAATTATTATATTTAATATCCGTTTTGGTATTAACTGCAAGAGAGATAGAGTTTTTTACAAAAAGTTAGTTGACTGGAATCTCGATGTGTATTTACTGAAAGGAATTTCAAGCCCATTTCTGCTTGGAAAAAATATTTATGTAGATACAGATACAATTGAAAATGAAAAGGTATTGAATCATATCATAATTCATGAATATTGTCATTTCAGACATAAAGATAATTTTTGGGCGTTTATCCGCAATCTCTGCCTTGTAATTAATTGGTATAATCCGTTTGTTTGGTTAGCAAATGATTATGTGAAAAGAGACTGTGAATTAGCTTGTGATGAGGCGGCACTTTCCCTTCTTGATGAAGAAGAAAAGACGGAATATGGGTATACGCTCATAAAGATGATAAAATATTCCAAGAGCAAAAAACAATATCCATCTCTTGCAACCACTATGAGCGGCAATATGAAGAGAATACAGGAGAGAATCGGCATGATACATCCTATAAAAAAACATTATGCTTTTGTGACGTGGTTCGTAGCAATCAGTATGGTACTTCTTACAGGGTGCACTTTCACCCAGAGAAGCACTTTGGAGACACCCGCGGCGGCTAGTCCGGATATGAACGATAATTACGGACAAGATCAGGAAGTAGTAGTTGTAGCAGAGACAGCGTCAGAGAATACGTTAAAGTCCAGCGAAGTGCCGGACACAGATGATAATCCGGATAAGTATTATAATGTATCAGCAACCTATTATAACGGGCAGACGTATTTGAATTCGGAAAATGGTTTATATAGCATTGCAGATAACAGTGATGAGTGGAAGCTGATATATAGTGGGTCAGTTACACTTGGAGCCATAGCAGAGGGATACTTATTTTTCTATGCTTATCCCGAAGATATCAGTGAAGCTGCAATCATGTCTCTGGAATTATCGACGGATAAGGTAACTGTCGGTCAACTATTAGGAGATAGAATCTATGATTTCGCAGAGATGTGTTACGAAAACAATTACTTATATATCAAAGAAGCACTAAGCAGCCGTATTGTTACTTTTACAATTCAATCGGATGGCTTGCTTCAGGAAAAAGAAACGCTTTCTGTAACAATACCGGATGACTTAATGAATACAGAAACGGATATCTATGCCATATCCCCCATAATAAGCCGAGGCGAAGGGTATTCAGGAATTTTTTATTCTGCTAAAAAGGAAGGAGAAGAATATTACAGCCGCCTTTACTATTATGAAGACAGTTCTGAAATACATAAGCTGGAAGGGATCACGGATGTTATGATTACGTCGAAAGGGATAATAGGAAGAGACGTCAATCAGTACAATGACGTATATCTGTGGGATATTTATACCAAGGAAAAACGTCAGCTTTATTCAGCAAAGGAAAATGGAGATTTATACTTTGGATATAATACTTATGATAACAGAGGGCTTTATGGATTATTGAAGGAGGATGATAATACTTTTTACATATCATGTGTGAATTGGGATGGTTCTTTAGATAAATTATTTTTGCTCGAGGATGTAACGGATTTATTGTATGGAATTAATGTTAGGATGAGTGTTATTCATGATTGGCTCTATTATTTTAATCCTCGAGAAGACAAGATGGAACGACAAAAATTGAATAATATTTAA